A genomic window from Neorickettsia sennetsu str. Miyayama includes:
- a CDS encoding glutamate--tRNA ligase has product MITRFAPSPTGLIHLGNARTALIAYFAARSSGGEFILRIDDTDVTRIKSEYVNKIFTDLSWLGIKEDLCIKQSERCELYANAVVKLKESGRIYPCYETPEELEIERRSLLARALPPVYRRKNRPQHSTRLPYYRFELDPDRVVIWEDKLRGKIVIDLHSTSDPIVIRENGTYTYMLPSVVDDIECRISTIIRGEDHISNTAVQIQMFEALGCTEIPKFAHMPLLKLQTGKMSKRAGGNEIQTFRENYIEPEVICLYLLNLGSKSRSTFKNYKDYSNFNLENYSSSSSVTVLEDEIYSLNADFLRLSNYEDLARRLGGVSKTFWDAVKNNVKSIPEVNYWWEICTTEAKLYPGIGCNAQLVRDAISVLPQEEVSRETYRRWVELIVENYRYDKREVHINLRLALTGKVGGPEMAAILPFISRERILIRLNDSLS; this is encoded by the coding sequence ATGATTACTCGTTTTGCACCAAGTCCGACTGGGCTTATTCACTTAGGAAATGCAAGAACAGCGCTAATTGCATACTTTGCAGCTCGATCTTCTGGAGGTGAATTTATTTTAAGAATCGATGATACGGATGTCACAAGAATCAAAAGTGAGTACGTGAACAAGATTTTTACAGACCTATCATGGCTTGGGATAAAGGAAGATCTTTGTATAAAACAGTCTGAGCGATGTGAGCTTTATGCAAATGCAGTAGTTAAGCTCAAAGAAAGTGGCAGGATTTATCCTTGTTATGAGACGCCTGAAGAGCTCGAAATAGAGCGTAGATCGCTTTTGGCTCGTGCTCTTCCACCTGTATACAGAAGAAAAAATAGACCTCAACATTCAACTCGACTCCCATACTATCGTTTTGAACTAGACCCTGATCGAGTGGTTATATGGGAAGATAAACTTCGAGGAAAAATAGTAATAGATTTGCATAGCACGAGTGATCCGATTGTCATAAGAGAAAACGGCACTTATACGTATATGTTACCTTCAGTTGTTGATGATATTGAGTGCAGAATTAGTACTATTATCCGTGGTGAGGACCATATCTCTAATACTGCTGTGCAGATACAGATGTTTGAAGCACTGGGGTGCACTGAAATTCCAAAGTTTGCTCATATGCCACTACTTAAACTGCAAACTGGAAAGATGTCTAAAAGAGCTGGCGGTAACGAAATACAAACTTTTAGGGAAAACTACATAGAACCCGAAGTGATATGTCTGTACTTGTTAAATTTGGGCAGTAAGTCTCGAAGTACTTTCAAGAATTATAAGGATTATAGCAATTTTAATCTAGAAAATTATTCTTCATCTTCGTCAGTGACTGTTTTGGAAGATGAAATTTATAGCCTTAACGCTGATTTTTTACGTCTTTCTAACTATGAGGATCTTGCAAGACGTTTGGGTGGTGTGTCGAAGACTTTCTGGGATGCTGTTAAAAACAATGTAAAAAGTATTCCTGAAGTAAATTACTGGTGGGAAATATGTACTACTGAGGCTAAGCTTTACCCTGGTATTGGATGCAATGCACAACTTGTTAGAGACGCTATATCAGTACTTCCTCAGGAAGAAGTCTCTAGAGAGACATATAGGCGGTGGGTTGAGCTAATTGTGGAAAACTATAGATATGATAAGAGAGAGGTTCATATCAATCTGAGACTTGCGTTAACTGGGAAAGTAGGTGGTCCAGAAATGGCAGCCATTCTTCCGTTCATAAGTAGAGAGAGAATATTAATCAGATTGAATGATTCACTTAGTTAA
- a CDS encoding Na+/H+ antiporter subunit E — translation MRKGYILPIFSLIAFWLIISGQKSMFLFVLGLGATALSYFSYLFFLRSSLDFSVVFSFRFLKYVLWLVIQILLSSFSLLKLVYSRRIPNLNCNRQLIVEGELFKNDVINVILGLSVTLTPGTVTVMMDNQRICFHSFSEDFSPGIFEVKHHISNSLLR, via the coding sequence ATGCGTAAAGGTTACATATTACCGATATTTTCTCTGATTGCGTTTTGGCTGATTATTTCAGGGCAAAAGTCGATGTTCCTTTTTGTTCTTGGATTGGGTGCTACAGCGCTTTCTTACTTTTCGTACTTGTTTTTTTTGCGATCTTCACTTGATTTCTCTGTTGTTTTTTCTTTTCGCTTCTTAAAATACGTGCTGTGGCTCGTAATACAGATTCTTTTGTCATCCTTCTCACTTTTGAAACTTGTATACTCTAGGCGTATACCAAATCTTAATTGTAATAGACAACTCATTGTTGAGGGGGAGTTATTCAAGAATGATGTCATCAACGTTATTCTTGGGCTTTCTGTTACTCTTACTCCTGGTACGGTGACGGTTATGATGGATAATCAGCGTATTTGCTTTCATTCTTTCAGTGAAGACTTTAGTCCTGGGATATTTGAGGTGAAGCACCATATTTCCAATTCTCTTCTCAGATGA
- a CDS encoding ribonucleotide-diphosphate reductase subunit beta, whose amino-acid sequence MSLLEPRLSYKPFQYDWAYQAWEIQQKIHWLPEEIPMADDVQDWHHKICGTEKNLLTQIFRFFTQADVEVHDCYMRHYAGVFKPPEVCMMLTAFANMETIHIAAYAHLLDTVGMPETEYLAFTKYKQMKEKCEYLKAFKMDNPTEIAKTLAVYGAFTEGLQLFASFAILLNFPRFNKMKGMGQIIAYSVRDETLHSNSITKLFRTFLLENNIDKFKLEAEIREICNAMVHHEDAFIDLAFEMGDVEGLKASEVKEYIRYIANLRLKQLGFSEIYEQKVNPLLWLEAVLNTVEHTNFFENKATEYSKAATKGTWDEAFNFSDA is encoded by the coding sequence ATGTCCCTGTTAGAGCCCCGTCTCTCGTATAAACCGTTTCAGTATGATTGGGCCTACCAAGCTTGGGAAATACAACAGAAGATCCATTGGTTGCCAGAAGAGATTCCTATGGCTGATGATGTGCAGGATTGGCATCATAAGATATGTGGTACAGAGAAAAATTTACTGACTCAGATTTTTCGCTTTTTTACCCAAGCAGATGTTGAAGTTCACGATTGTTACATGAGGCACTATGCTGGTGTTTTCAAGCCGCCGGAAGTCTGTATGATGCTTACTGCTTTTGCAAATATGGAAACTATACATATAGCTGCTTATGCACACTTACTAGACACGGTTGGTATGCCGGAAACGGAGTACCTTGCCTTCACAAAGTACAAACAAATGAAGGAAAAATGCGAGTATCTGAAGGCTTTCAAGATGGACAATCCAACTGAAATAGCAAAGACACTTGCTGTGTATGGGGCATTTACTGAGGGACTTCAATTATTTGCATCGTTTGCGATTCTATTAAACTTTCCGCGCTTCAATAAGATGAAGGGTATGGGGCAAATTATTGCCTATTCTGTTCGTGATGAAACGCTGCATTCTAACTCGATTACTAAGCTTTTCCGTACTTTTCTGCTTGAGAACAATATCGACAAGTTTAAATTAGAAGCAGAGATCAGAGAGATATGTAATGCTATGGTTCATCATGAGGATGCGTTTATAGATCTTGCTTTCGAGATGGGAGATGTGGAAGGTTTAAAGGCATCTGAAGTAAAGGAATACATCAGATACATTGCAAATCTACGGCTGAAGCAGTTGGGTTTTTCAGAGATATATGAGCAGAAAGTGAATCCTTTGCTCTGGTTAGAGGCGGTACTGAATACAGTCGAGCACACTAACTTCTTTGAAAATAAAGCTACCGAATATTCTAAGGCTGCAACAAAAGGTACCTGGGACGAGGCATTCAATTTTAGTGATGCGTAA
- the nusA gene encoding transcription termination factor NusA: MSFSNNGLSNLQIVESINSVAEKEGLSPDTLFRAIGIELAHEIGKRQYGDHRIFVEIDKKSGEILVSKRLLVVEDSDKARMLEQMEVTTEESDDLPSSFRAEEKVHYDGVIDLSTARLKYPSIEHKAGDIITEHLPSFSSGYIIARVMKAKLERLITSLVREKQYHCYKGRVGEIVTGIVKKSIDFKTGSRSIIVDIAGVEGLLPYSSLVKGESFRPGERVKCVIQKVEYSVVKPQILLSRSSGSFVAQLFSQQVPEIYDRVVEIRKVARDAGSRSKVAVFSSDRNIDPVGACIGMGGSRINAVVNELHGEKIDIVEYSNDTATFLANALKPIRPVKITVNEETKKIELVVPDESVSLVIGRGGQNVYLLSSLLGYRVEVLSDAEFSKKKMEEFISGTARFVEALNVEEVIAQLLVTEGFSTVEEIADCNTSRLAFIEGFDKDIAEEIRSRAVEYVNEQPKRVRALAEKYKANPNMLALSSFDTGLLEVLFSSGLTDLEKVAELSCDELREVIGDNGFGVPLLEQLIIRSRKTLGWL; this comes from the coding sequence ATGTCTTTTTCCAATAATGGACTCAGTAATCTCCAAATTGTGGAATCCATAAATTCTGTCGCAGAAAAAGAGGGACTTAGTCCTGATACTCTGTTTCGCGCGATAGGAATCGAGTTAGCACATGAAATAGGAAAAAGGCAGTATGGAGACCATAGAATTTTTGTTGAGATAGACAAAAAAAGTGGTGAGATACTTGTATCAAAGCGACTTCTTGTAGTCGAAGATTCTGATAAAGCTCGTATGCTTGAGCAGATGGAAGTTACTACCGAAGAGTCCGACGATTTGCCTTCCTCATTTCGTGCGGAGGAAAAGGTTCATTATGATGGTGTAATCGACTTGTCAACTGCAAGGCTCAAGTACCCGAGTATTGAGCACAAAGCGGGCGATATAATCACAGAACATTTACCTTCATTTTCTTCTGGATACATAATTGCCAGAGTCATGAAAGCGAAGCTTGAGCGCCTCATTACCTCATTAGTGAGGGAAAAACAGTATCACTGTTACAAAGGCAGAGTTGGTGAAATTGTTACAGGCATCGTGAAAAAATCCATTGATTTTAAGACGGGTAGCCGAAGCATTATCGTCGATATCGCAGGAGTGGAGGGCCTTTTACCTTATTCATCACTAGTAAAAGGGGAGAGCTTTAGGCCTGGGGAAAGAGTCAAGTGTGTTATACAAAAAGTTGAGTATTCAGTTGTCAAACCTCAAATCTTGCTCTCTAGGTCTAGTGGCAGTTTTGTCGCTCAGCTCTTTTCTCAGCAGGTGCCAGAAATATATGATCGTGTAGTAGAAATAAGGAAAGTCGCCAGAGATGCTGGCTCCAGAAGCAAGGTCGCTGTTTTTTCATCGGATAGAAACATAGATCCAGTTGGAGCATGTATTGGCATGGGTGGAAGTAGAATAAACGCCGTAGTAAACGAGTTGCACGGTGAAAAGATAGATATAGTCGAATATTCGAACGATACTGCCACCTTCCTAGCCAATGCCCTTAAACCAATCAGACCAGTTAAGATTACTGTAAACGAAGAGACAAAAAAAATAGAACTAGTTGTCCCTGATGAAAGTGTCAGCCTTGTTATAGGACGCGGTGGGCAGAATGTATACTTGTTATCCTCTCTCCTTGGATATCGTGTAGAGGTTCTCAGTGATGCCGAATTTTCCAAAAAGAAAATGGAAGAATTCATTTCGGGGACCGCACGCTTTGTAGAAGCCCTGAATGTCGAGGAAGTAATAGCTCAGCTATTGGTTACTGAAGGATTCTCAACGGTTGAAGAAATCGCTGACTGTAATACGTCAAGGCTGGCCTTCATTGAGGGGTTTGATAAAGATATCGCTGAAGAGATAAGGAGTAGGGCGGTTGAATATGTGAATGAGCAACCTAAGAGAGTACGGGCTCTGGCAGAAAAGTATAAAGCAAATCCGAATATGCTTGCCCTTTCAAGCTTTGACACGGGATTACTTGAGGTACTTTTCTCATCTGGACTGACGGATCTTGAAAAGGTTGCCGAGTTGTCTTGTGATGAATTAAGAGAGGTCATTGGAGATAATGGATTTGGTGTGCCGTTGCTAGAACAGCTTATCATCAGATCAAGGAAGACTCTGGGTTGGTTATAG
- the infB gene encoding translation initiation factor IF-2: MDTKKRLSLNLKNGKEELSRRALREFIGKSSTGGSTQTAESGGDRASHLTRQEERNRLDALHRYRKANMSVAAQENSVQEEAVEESTQAALILPAWAKISSTRTGNSCLTKADVQPNIQEDPLSLVQLDNPERDSSSLKKGKKGHKASQNKDGWKNQEIRKRKDALDLQVKLQNIDGKEYFEKAPLRSPSLRRKSSRGSDILQRKNVNPKRGQLIMIDKRSVTLRELSVLLSEPMVRMKMILKKMGEICGEDDYLKQETVELLALELGHEIKYKPSTAEIFAATRRNTDESDLRPRVPVVTVMGHIDHGKTTLLDALRNTSLTATESGGITQHIGAYQVQVGDRSITFIDTPGHAAFTSMRMRGAKVTDIVVLVVAADDGVNKQTIEAIKHAKAAEVPIIVAINKIDKESANPARVFTELAQHGVIVEEMHGDVMSVNISAKNHINLDKLKEVILIQADFLDLKYNPKQPAEGVIIESRVDRKCGAFSTLIVKEGELKTGQVAVLGSFYGKIRSMMTSSGEIVGSAVAGTPVEVMGLSEAPEPGTSFFVVNSEKEAKMLVSSHEYIKEDSYKRPLRDSFESDKHKLNFIIKADVNGSVEALVQSISGLSHPEVDIAIVHTGIGDISDSDVLLAQVSGAYIVGFRVKTEKTVKDYPKIIFQSIIYDVIKKVQEMVELLVSPKTREVILGSAVVKEVFTLSDKSNVAGCQVKSGVIKKSASIRLLRNGENIKDLSIKSLKRFREEVKEVKSGYECGILLNGYNEIKVGDILESFGLLSNEE; encoded by the coding sequence ATGGATACTAAAAAAAGGCTCAGCTTGAATCTGAAGAACGGGAAAGAAGAATTGTCGCGCAGGGCCCTGAGAGAGTTTATCGGCAAGTCTTCCACTGGTGGCAGTACTCAGACTGCAGAGAGTGGTGGGGATCGTGCCAGTCATCTAACCAGACAAGAGGAACGAAACAGGTTGGATGCACTTCATAGATATCGGAAAGCGAATATGTCGGTAGCTGCCCAGGAAAATTCTGTGCAAGAAGAAGCGGTAGAAGAGTCTACGCAAGCTGCCCTTATTTTGCCAGCTTGGGCAAAGATATCTTCAACTCGCACTGGTAATTCATGTTTAACAAAAGCAGATGTGCAACCAAACATACAGGAAGATCCCCTATCACTTGTACAACTAGATAATCCAGAAAGGGATAGCTCTTCTTTGAAAAAGGGTAAAAAAGGACATAAGGCTTCACAGAACAAAGATGGATGGAAGAATCAAGAGATAAGAAAGCGGAAAGATGCATTGGACCTTCAGGTAAAGCTGCAGAACATTGATGGAAAAGAATACTTTGAGAAGGCTCCCTTGAGATCGCCAAGTCTGAGAAGAAAGTCGTCTAGGGGTTCCGATATTTTACAGAGAAAAAATGTGAACCCAAAACGCGGACAGCTCATCATGATAGATAAGCGCTCGGTAACACTGCGAGAGCTTTCTGTATTACTCTCTGAACCCATGGTGCGGATGAAGATGATCCTAAAAAAAATGGGAGAGATTTGCGGAGAAGATGATTATCTCAAGCAGGAGACTGTTGAACTATTGGCACTGGAACTTGGCCACGAAATAAAGTACAAGCCCTCTACAGCTGAGATCTTTGCCGCCACAAGAAGGAACACAGATGAATCTGATCTAAGGCCAAGAGTTCCTGTAGTCACTGTCATGGGACATATAGACCACGGGAAGACAACTTTGTTAGATGCGCTAAGGAATACAAGTCTCACAGCAACTGAAAGTGGAGGCATAACACAACACATAGGGGCTTATCAGGTTCAGGTGGGTGATAGAAGTATTACTTTTATAGATACACCAGGGCACGCAGCCTTCACCTCAATGAGAATGAGAGGTGCAAAAGTTACAGATATAGTCGTTCTTGTCGTTGCAGCAGATGATGGTGTGAACAAGCAGACTATCGAAGCAATTAAGCATGCAAAAGCAGCAGAGGTGCCAATCATTGTTGCAATAAATAAGATCGACAAAGAATCTGCTAACCCTGCAAGAGTTTTCACTGAGCTTGCGCAGCACGGGGTGATAGTCGAGGAAATGCATGGTGATGTTATGAGTGTTAACATCTCTGCAAAAAATCATATCAATCTGGATAAATTGAAAGAAGTGATCTTAATTCAAGCTGATTTTCTTGATTTGAAATATAATCCTAAACAGCCTGCAGAAGGTGTGATTATCGAATCTAGAGTTGATAGAAAGTGCGGCGCTTTCTCTACTTTAATAGTAAAAGAAGGCGAACTGAAGACTGGACAGGTAGCTGTTCTTGGATCCTTCTACGGAAAGATAAGAAGTATGATGACTTCGTCAGGGGAGATTGTCGGAAGTGCAGTCGCAGGAACTCCTGTTGAAGTGATGGGTTTAAGTGAGGCTCCGGAACCAGGTACATCATTTTTCGTTGTCAATAGCGAAAAAGAAGCAAAAATGCTTGTCAGCAGCCACGAGTATATAAAGGAGGATTCCTATAAAAGACCCTTGCGTGATTCATTCGAAAGCGATAAGCATAAGCTGAATTTCATAATCAAAGCCGACGTAAACGGTTCAGTGGAGGCACTTGTACAGTCAATAAGTGGGCTTTCTCATCCAGAAGTTGATATTGCTATCGTACACACTGGTATTGGTGATATAAGTGATTCTGATGTGTTGCTTGCACAAGTTTCTGGGGCCTACATTGTAGGTTTCAGGGTTAAGACGGAAAAAACTGTAAAAGATTACCCAAAGATTATTTTTCAATCGATCATATATGACGTAATAAAGAAAGTTCAAGAAATGGTCGAACTTCTCGTCTCACCAAAGACACGAGAGGTTATTTTAGGTTCCGCAGTAGTCAAAGAGGTCTTTACACTTTCAGATAAATCTAATGTCGCAGGATGCCAAGTAAAGTCTGGAGTGATCAAAAAATCTGCTTCTATAAGGCTTTTGAGAAATGGAGAGAACATAAAGGATCTTTCAATAAAATCATTAAAGCGCTTCAGGGAAGAAGTAAAAGAGGTGAAATCTGGTTACGAATGCGGGATCCTGCTTAATGGATATAACGAGATCAAGGTTGGTGACATCTTGGAGTCGTTTGGGCTGCTTTCAAATGAGGAATAG
- a CDS encoding ribosome-binding factor A, translated as MNPIKKLRVESLLRRKITEIINKTFGPVAAVSNVEITDNSRFATVSLQLFNGAPEPHEVENSIKAKIGKYLEMRNTPRLHFISVRTCLDALQPASQE; from the coding sequence ATGAATCCGATAAAGAAGTTACGGGTTGAATCTTTGCTTAGAAGAAAAATAACTGAGATTATTAATAAAACCTTTGGCCCGGTGGCTGCAGTATCGAATGTGGAAATAACAGACAATTCTAGATTTGCGACGGTATCACTCCAATTATTCAATGGTGCCCCAGAACCACATGAAGTAGAAAACAGTATAAAAGCAAAAATAGGAAAATATCTTGAGATGCGCAACACACCAAGGCTGCATTTTATCAGCGTAAGAACATGCCTCGATGCTTTACAACCTGCATCTCAAGAATGA
- a CDS encoding RecB family exonuclease: MPKIVSIDAILQDFAIKNGYFNYLNFSKKAVLMLYNLMKDEKHCSIKEAMRIFTNLQQGKMEHDNFIHSEIYKKFTYHREYNEFKKLALGLIFRDYEEVIVAGIYITDETSRYIYEKALANNCPIFVYGLELTYDAAPEHFLYQTLNFQKEKNLEIASLRKGRTISQLNTELDPNFFPEKKENKKKFQLRYDLRFCEESNEQHMVESTVTYLTDFYPDVALVTTNYCLVKKIGARLSNKENINLIFKEKYTAHPDGIFLLKLLDTAILGETDISFIALLKHPYIYEQNAEIIDCIEDSIIRTTTSKQVTQEAQLFLEKIKRWSKGFHHAKNFAEYHIKWSDAITNRITCGGKRVLEFIKKYSPRFTDIYEYRQVLSFFLGRQYFYPFTDNKRFINVFSPKEASFLTYRNAILLDCTEEDFQIRDPLVMLNLFHILSTKRSIVIFNKEKPLSRLLLQIQHSCVGNYEIKKEPTQPIETVAVVKEKLFVPIEMLPKKLSPTMIELLINDPYRFYVRYILAIKETNSVVVKPGHKEFGYIMHKVFQSASKTRFSKEEYTRILENELKTYATRYQYVKNLWLPRGLKILEQFATFHNRRLEEIDILENEKELSIFIADGLELFCRFDRIESLKEDTVNIIEFKTGTIPTFKEISSFVKPQLPLQGLILQKNRNVRFNSMMYCKPSTEKVTVKKLQSPEETIAEIHKKLTTLAQIYLSGEFDFLANITKN, translated from the coding sequence TTGCCTAAAATTGTTAGTATTGATGCTATCCTTCAAGACTTTGCTATCAAAAATGGATATTTCAACTACCTAAATTTTAGCAAGAAGGCTGTTCTAATGCTGTACAATCTAATGAAGGATGAGAAACACTGCTCAATAAAGGAGGCTATGCGCATTTTCACTAACCTTCAGCAAGGTAAGATGGAACATGACAATTTCATTCACAGCGAAATCTATAAAAAGTTCACTTATCATCGCGAATACAATGAGTTTAAAAAGCTCGCATTAGGTCTGATCTTTCGGGATTATGAAGAGGTGATAGTCGCAGGGATATATATTACTGATGAAACTTCCAGATATATTTACGAAAAAGCGTTAGCAAATAATTGTCCAATTTTTGTTTATGGTCTAGAGCTAACCTATGACGCTGCACCAGAACACTTCCTATATCAAACCTTGAATTTTCAAAAAGAAAAGAATCTTGAAATTGCATCTTTAAGAAAAGGCAGAACAATATCACAGCTGAACACTGAGCTGGATCCAAATTTTTTCCCTGAAAAAAAAGAAAACAAGAAAAAATTTCAACTCAGATATGACTTACGCTTTTGCGAAGAGAGTAACGAACAGCATATGGTAGAGTCTACTGTAACATATTTAACAGATTTCTATCCAGATGTAGCCCTTGTGACAACTAACTATTGCTTAGTTAAAAAGATTGGAGCAAGGCTAAGCAACAAGGAAAATATCAACCTCATATTCAAGGAAAAATACACAGCCCATCCAGATGGAATTTTTCTCTTAAAACTTCTAGATACGGCAATACTTGGTGAAACTGATATCAGCTTTATTGCACTTTTAAAGCATCCGTATATCTACGAACAAAACGCCGAAATCATTGATTGCATAGAAGATTCCATTATAAGGACGACGACAAGTAAACAGGTAACACAAGAAGCACAACTTTTCCTGGAAAAAATAAAGAGGTGGAGCAAAGGCTTTCACCACGCAAAAAACTTTGCCGAGTATCACATCAAGTGGTCAGATGCAATTACAAATCGTATCACTTGTGGAGGAAAAAGAGTTCTCGAATTTATCAAGAAATACTCACCAAGATTCACTGATATATATGAATATAGACAAGTGTTGTCATTTTTTCTAGGAAGACAGTATTTTTATCCATTCACAGATAACAAACGGTTCATTAATGTTTTCTCACCAAAAGAAGCATCATTCCTGACATATAGAAACGCAATTCTCCTCGATTGCACTGAAGAGGACTTCCAAATAAGGGATCCGTTAGTGATGTTAAACTTATTTCATATCCTTAGCACAAAAAGAAGTATTGTTATTTTTAACAAAGAGAAACCACTCTCTAGGTTACTCTTACAAATTCAGCACTCATGTGTAGGAAACTACGAGATAAAAAAAGAACCAACTCAACCAATAGAAACAGTAGCGGTTGTAAAAGAGAAACTTTTCGTACCCATCGAAATGCTTCCTAAAAAGCTTTCTCCAACCATGATAGAGTTACTCATCAATGATCCTTACAGATTTTATGTACGCTACATATTGGCAATCAAAGAGACAAATTCCGTGGTAGTGAAGCCAGGCCACAAGGAGTTTGGGTATATAATGCACAAGGTTTTTCAAAGTGCAAGTAAAACTCGCTTTTCTAAAGAAGAATATACAAGAATTTTAGAAAACGAACTCAAGACATATGCAACGCGGTACCAATATGTAAAAAATTTGTGGCTGCCACGAGGATTAAAGATCCTAGAACAATTCGCTACTTTTCACAATCGAAGATTAGAAGAGATCGATATACTAGAAAATGAAAAAGAACTAAGCATTTTTATCGCAGATGGATTAGAACTTTTTTGTAGATTTGATAGGATAGAATCCTTGAAAGAGGATACGGTAAACATCATAGAATTCAAAACCGGTACTATACCAACTTTTAAGGAGATAAGTAGTTTTGTGAAGCCACAACTTCCTCTTCAGGGACTAATATTACAAAAAAACAGGAACGTGAGATTCAATTCGATGATGTATTGCAAGCCTTCAACTGAGAAAGTGACTGTGAAAAAACTTCAATCGCCAGAGGAGACAATAGCGGAGATACACAAAAAGTTAACGACGCTAGCACAGATATATCTTTCCGGAGAGTTTGATTTCCTCGCTAATATAACGAAAAACTAA
- the guaB gene encoding IMP dehydrogenase: MEQGYTFDDVLLVPKYSEVLPRDVSTETYLTQEIKLGVPIVSSAMDMVTEARLAICLAKHGGIGIIHRNMTPEAQALEIRKVKKYESWIVSDPVTVSPDDRLEKVSALKKQHGYSGLPVVDEKNRLIGILTNRDVRFVEDSSRKVSELMTTKNLITVKEGISYDEARLLFHKHKIERLIVVDEEFRCVGLITVKDIANTNAHPNACKDSKSRLRVGAAVGVTGSFLERVDLLVRENVDVVVIDTAHAHTKIVGDAIKQIRGHFGNIQLIAGNIATAAAAEYLIKMGVDGVKVGIGPGSICTTRVVTGIGVPQFTAILNVASVCKKTGVKVIADGGIRYSGDIAKALAAGADCVMIGSLFAGTDESPGEVVLYRGRSYKSYRGMGSVGAMSTGSSDRYFQNSSMKLVPEGVEGLVPLKGALSETVYQLVGGVRSSMGYAGCKDVNEMKNNCSFIHITTASNNEGHPHDIVITQESPNYSKTH, translated from the coding sequence ATGGAACAGGGATACACATTCGATGACGTACTGCTCGTCCCTAAATACTCAGAAGTTCTCCCGCGAGATGTAAGTACGGAGACATACCTCACACAAGAGATAAAGCTTGGTGTCCCTATTGTCTCATCCGCTATGGATATGGTAACGGAGGCTCGTCTTGCGATATGCCTAGCCAAGCATGGAGGAATTGGGATAATTCACCGAAATATGACTCCGGAGGCTCAGGCTCTGGAAATTCGCAAGGTAAAGAAGTATGAGAGCTGGATTGTTTCTGATCCCGTAACAGTTTCCCCAGATGATAGATTGGAGAAAGTCTCAGCACTTAAAAAGCAACATGGCTATTCTGGTTTGCCTGTTGTAGATGAAAAGAACAGACTCATAGGAATACTGACAAACAGAGACGTGCGTTTTGTCGAAGATAGTTCCAGAAAGGTCTCGGAGCTTATGACAACAAAAAACCTGATCACAGTAAAAGAAGGAATAAGCTATGATGAGGCTAGGCTGTTGTTTCATAAACACAAAATAGAAAGACTGATCGTAGTTGATGAGGAATTTAGGTGTGTTGGCTTAATAACAGTCAAAGATATCGCTAATACCAATGCTCACCCAAATGCCTGCAAAGATTCTAAGAGTAGGCTGAGAGTGGGTGCAGCAGTTGGTGTGACAGGTAGCTTCTTGGAAAGAGTTGATTTATTGGTAAGAGAAAATGTAGACGTCGTTGTGATAGATACAGCTCATGCACATACAAAAATCGTTGGTGACGCAATAAAGCAAATAAGAGGCCACTTTGGAAATATACAGCTTATTGCTGGGAACATTGCAACCGCTGCAGCTGCAGAATACTTGATCAAAATGGGTGTGGATGGAGTCAAGGTTGGCATCGGTCCTGGGTCGATATGTACAACACGTGTAGTTACAGGAATCGGCGTCCCTCAGTTCACCGCTATTCTAAATGTTGCAAGTGTATGTAAAAAAACAGGTGTTAAGGTCATTGCAGATGGTGGTATACGCTATTCAGGTGATATCGCTAAGGCGCTTGCAGCTGGAGCGGATTGTGTGATGATTGGCTCCCTATTTGCTGGAACTGATGAATCTCCAGGGGAAGTAGTATTGTATAGGGGACGTTCATATAAGAGCTATAGAGGAATGGGCTCTGTGGGTGCCATGAGCACTGGCTCCTCAGATAGGTACTTCCAGAATTCTTCAATGAAGCTTGTACCTGAAGGAGTCGAGGGGTTAGTGCCGCTCAAGGGTGCACTCAGTGAGACAGTATATCAGCTTGTCGGCGGTGTAAGATCTTCTATGGGTTATGCTGGCTGCAAGGACGTCAACGAAATGAAAAACAACTGCAGTTTCATTCACATAACTACGGCTTCAAATAACGAGGGACATCCGCATGATATCGTTATAACTCAGGAATCTCCCAACTATTCCAAAACTCACTAA